In Pseudodesulfovibrio sp. JC047, the following proteins share a genomic window:
- the thiL gene encoding thiamine-phosphate kinase, whose product MKSEAEFLELIDTYFKRHSDFVSLGRGDDCAILTGGKDMCVSSDLFLEGVHFRHDYFSASDIGYKALAVNISDIAAMGAKPVAFTMDLMVPPSLDDSFWTDFFKSMGMLARQNDLILAGGDLSHAPTLGISLSIFGVAGSRGFIKRQQCAFGDVLFTIGDFGLARAGLMALEASGSRARETMPASVMAHLRPKPKVMIGTLLNAAGVTSLMDVSDGLARDIPRLLGPELGADLTISTDNLHTEVSEYAQSLGVDPLEFAMLGGEDYALLGAVSPFEAGKAESVPHFTRIGTVTKTPGITLNGTQFTTQGFDHFNH is encoded by the coding sequence ATGAAAAGTGAAGCGGAATTCCTTGAACTGATCGATACCTACTTCAAACGCCACAGTGATTTTGTCTCGCTGGGACGCGGAGACGACTGCGCGATTCTGACCGGCGGCAAGGACATGTGCGTGTCGTCCGATCTTTTCCTGGAAGGTGTCCACTTCCGGCACGACTACTTCTCTGCTTCGGATATCGGATACAAGGCCCTGGCAGTCAACATCAGTGACATCGCGGCCATGGGAGCCAAGCCCGTGGCCTTCACCATGGACCTCATGGTTCCCCCATCGCTGGACGACTCATTCTGGACCGATTTTTTCAAATCCATGGGCATGTTAGCACGCCAAAACGATCTCATCCTCGCTGGCGGCGATCTCAGCCACGCACCAACGCTCGGCATTTCCCTGTCCATTTTCGGGGTCGCCGGTTCCAGAGGGTTCATCAAACGTCAACAATGCGCCTTTGGCGACGTCCTCTTCACCATTGGCGACTTCGGTCTGGCCCGGGCCGGACTCATGGCTCTCGAAGCCTCTGGTTCACGCGCACGGGAGACCATGCCAGCCTCGGTCATGGCGCATCTACGCCCCAAGCCAAAAGTCATGATCGGAACCCTGCTCAATGCGGCCGGAGTGACCAGTCTCATGGATGTTTCAGACGGATTGGCCAGAGATATTCCACGACTACTCGGCCCGGAACTCGGTGCTGATCTGACCATTTCGACAGACAATCTGCACACCGAAGTCAGTGAATATGCCCAGTCCCTTGGTGTTGATCCACTTGAATTTGCCATGCTTGGCGGCGAGGATTACGCACTTCTTGGGGCAGTTTCCCCATTCGAAGCAGGCAAAGCTGAATCGGTCCCTCACTTCACTCGTATCGGAACCGTGACAAAAACGCCTGGAATCACACTCAATGGCACGCAATTCACCACCCAAGGATTCGATCACTTCAACCACTAA
- the tsaA gene encoding tRNA (N6-threonylcarbamoyladenosine(37)-N6)-methyltransferase TrmO, with protein MDTTLVLIGVVHSDITDLASAPKMENEPGAVRATIELDPAYAAGLDAMDIGSQLEIFTWLHKGNRSTLKIHPRGDLSQPKRGVFSTRSPSRPNPIGVHRVTLIDIQKPATLVVEPLEVLDKTPVIDIKTKPKGY; from the coding sequence GTGGACACCACTCTCGTTCTTATCGGCGTTGTTCATTCTGACATAACGGATCTGGCCTCGGCTCCCAAGATGGAAAATGAACCCGGAGCCGTTCGAGCCACAATTGAGTTGGACCCGGCCTACGCAGCCGGGCTTGATGCCATGGACATCGGCTCCCAACTGGAAATATTCACCTGGCTGCACAAAGGCAACCGAAGTACCCTCAAAATTCACCCCCGAGGCGATCTCTCCCAGCCAAAACGCGGGGTTTTCTCCACACGCTCTCCTTCACGCCCCAACCCCATCGGTGTTCATCGAGTCACGCTCATCGATATCCAAAAACCAGCCACCCTCGTCGTCGAGCCACTCGAAGTGCTCGACAAAACACCGGTCATCGATATCAAAACCAAACCCAAGGGATATTGA
- a CDS encoding DUF5698 domain-containing protein, with product MNMDVLFLGGVIFCIEVMVLTLGTVRTMVTVLGESKAAFSLGCLEMTLWIFGTSAVMLNVGKEPLLGVCYAAGFACGNVVGILAEKKLALGNVVVRIISAWKGHDIAHAVREAGFMITTVAGEGSDGPVTVQFVVCKRKDMKHLLSLARTIDPDLFYTFETAGGASVINSPSGSRINKLLGPIRKVVPQIG from the coding sequence ATGAATATGGATGTTCTTTTTCTTGGGGGAGTTATCTTTTGTATCGAGGTCATGGTGCTGACGCTTGGTACCGTTCGGACCATGGTGACTGTCCTCGGTGAATCAAAAGCGGCTTTTTCCCTTGGTTGTCTGGAAATGACCTTGTGGATTTTCGGCACTTCAGCGGTCATGTTGAATGTCGGCAAGGAGCCGTTGCTTGGTGTGTGTTATGCCGCCGGTTTCGCCTGTGGAAATGTGGTCGGTATTCTCGCCGAAAAGAAGCTCGCGCTTGGCAATGTCGTTGTGCGGATTATCAGTGCGTGGAAAGGGCATGATATCGCCCACGCCGTTCGTGAAGCTGGGTTCATGATTACCACTGTTGCCGGAGAAGGTTCCGATGGTCCCGTGACCGTACAATTTGTGGTCTGCAAGCGAAAAGACATGAAACATCTTTTGTCTCTTGCCAGGACCATTGACCCGGATCTTTTCTATACCTTTGAAACCGCAGGTGGAGCCAGTGTCATAAACAGCCCCTCCGGCAGTCGGATCAACAAGCTTCTTGGTCCTATCCGAAAAGTCGTTCCACAAATTGGATAA